Sequence from the Dehalococcoidales bacterium genome:
GGCCATGCTGCGTTCTTTTCGCCAGGAGGGGGTTGAGGGCGGTGTATTCGGGGATATTGACTTCAATGAACACCGGGAGTGGGTGGAGCGGGTATGCCGGGAAACAGGAATGACCGCTCACCTGCCTTTATGGGAACAGAGCCAGGACAAGATACTTAGAGACTTTATCAGCCTTGGGTTCGAGTCGGTGGTGGTGGCTACTAAAGCTGACCTGCTCGGCGAGGAATGGCTGGGACGAAAGGTAGACCTGGACTTTATCCGGGATTTAGCGGAACTGGGCAAGACCCGGAAGATTACACCCTGTGGTGAGGCAGGAGAATACCATACCCTGG
This genomic interval carries:
- a CDS encoding diphthine--ammonia ligase yields the protein GGKDCCLAGYLAAADGMEVSYLANTVSEDGQRSRSHGLSADVLRMQAQAVGIPLVQRRTGRDNYEAEFKAMLRSFRQEGVEGGVFGDIDFNEHREWVERVCRETGMTAHLPLWEQSQDKILRDFISLGFESVVVATKADLLGEEWLGRKVDLDFIRDLAELGKTRKITPCGEAGEYHTLVIDGPLFKQRLEIMETRKTFRDERWFLEVLKSELRDK